The region GATATTGGCTAGATATCTAAAGAACCGAGTCTTCCTCCAGCTATGGTCCATTCACCGCGGGCTGAAGGATGGGCATGATAAGGTATGAGTGTACTTTAGGAattatactaaaaccctaaaagggttTGTGAGTGGGTTGGTGAACCTTCACCGCGCAGTGAATGAAAACTTATTCCATTTCAAAATATATAAGTGTTTGTTTGCAAGGCTTAAAATAAATGCTTTTATGTTTATAgattaataaaagataaaaaaaaaaataaataaataaataaaggaaaaatgcTTTTTTGAGTTGTTTGGCAAACTCAAATTTCCTTGAGCAATAAGCTAATTCTACTTGAGTTTTAATATGTCATGGGAatattttgacaaaaaaaaaagttttcctccacccgtAGAGGATGTTTCAACCACCATCCTAAGGTGCTAAAACAACCCCTATAGGATGAAATCGAAAATGCCCTCCCAATGCCATCTCCACCCATCCAAAAGCCCGTGGTGAATTGATTCTAGTTCACAGCAGTCCTTTGTATATCTTATTTGCATAAGCTCTTtattagaaagggaaaaaactgCATGTGCTTTAAATGGAACTAAATGATTCCCTTCCAAATGGATAAAGAACGACTTTTTAACATAACCTAGCCAAATGACTCCCTGATACTGCTACACTAGAGACTTGTGAAGGAGAGTGAATATAGTTTTTGCAAGGGACTCTAACATTAATGCTTCAtatacatctctctctcaatttggcATTGTATGTTCTCACACAAGATAAGTACATTCCAACCAATCAGCTCTGGATACCAAAATAAGTAACTCGGCAACTCGCCAACACTACtaagagaacaaaaaaagaaatgtaaTTATACAGCTCACACCATAGAGTAGGACATTCACAGAATTAAGAACTGCAAGTTCCCAGAGAAGAACTTCTGCAGTTCATCCCTGGCGATTACTGCCTCATAAGCTCCATTTAATGCAAAATTTGTAGATTAATTTCAGGGACCAGCTGAAGAGTACAATACCGGGACTATGTTACAATATATTACAAAATTTGGGCCTCTTTTACCCAAAATGAAAGACACAAAATGAGGCCTCTTCACCTTCCATGCGTACCATTATCTTGGCACAAAATTTATCATCCTCCGATTAGTTATTACCAGAAATGCAAACATCTGCTGCTGGACCAGTACGTGCAGCAGTGCCTCGTAAACTTCCATATGTGGTGAGTTCAGATGGGTCCAATGCATCCAAGGTCGGACCCAAATCTGGAAGAGGCTGTAATAGACTTGGTGGGTTCACACCAACCTGGTTGCTGACATCCAATAGCAGATCCAAAACAGGAAAAGAAGGGCTACTGAAATCTGCCAACTCTCCTGCACTTTCTAGTCGTTTGCTCCTGCTAAAAGGCCCAGATGAATGGGTAGGTACTCGGGAGGCAAGCTGAGGAACCATGGAAGAAGTGGAAGCAGCATTACCAAGTTCTTGCTGACTGGGAATGGTGTGAGGAAGAGGCTGGATATTGGGTGCTGACATGGATGTGGAAGGTCTGAAGGGCCGAACGTTAGGGGCTGGGGCCCGTTGTTCACTGGCAACTTGAAAGTTCCCTGCTGAAGGAACAACAGGGCTAATGTGTTGTCTGGCAGGGTTACTAGAGAAAAGTGCAGAGGAATGGTGAACCACCTGCAATGGTGGAGCCGCTGGTGGACTACACAAAGGGGTAGGCCTCCGAGCATGTTGGTGTGATGACAGCTGAAATAACTGCTGCATGAAACTAGTAGGCATCCCTGGAAGGAAAATATGGGTTAGATGCCAGatgaaataaaaggaaagatatgcatacATGTTAGCTATTAGCAAGCATACAATCGATCCATTCATGAACTCATGGCATATTAACAATTATTCATGTTCATACATCAAGCTAGAAAATTTGGCAACTAGCTCTCCCACATACATAGAGCTTAATCAATATGCATGGGCTGTATCTGAAATTAGCCGTGTTCGTAGGTTTGGTTGTCAACTATTCTACCAACCCTATGATACTGCCAATGTATAAGTTCTGAAGTTGTACTCAACATGGTTAAACCCAAATTAAGCATGACTAATCTCCAAGTTGGGGAAGTATCCTACACAGctaaatattaaaaattgaaaaggCCAGGTCCAGAAGTAAATTCCTTACCTTGCTGCTGTCCCTGTGCCCCAGATGCCCTTTGCCCACTAAATTTGGATCTGAATGCATGGGCCAACATCTTATTCATAAAAACGTTGTTGTAGTTTGCATCCAATGCCTTTGTCCTCTGCACCAGTGTACTCTCAGCCTCTTGAAGCAAAGCAGCATACTTCCTATGAACATCTTCTAACTCCTTCTCGCATTCAGATTCGAGCTGCAATTTCTACTCAGAAAGAACACATTCAACAGAAAAGGATTAGAATTTGGGGCTCACTTCCCTCTTGGAATACAATAttggcaaaaacaaaaaataaacaaaagcagCTCAGATAAAACCAGATCTCCATGGAATTTGATGGTCTGCTCCTTTTCCTTCTGTAATCTTTCTATTTCACGTTGAAGTGGATCACAGTTCCCTGGCTGACACGTTTGGGTTGCAACAGCCGTTGGTTGTGGTGGATGGTTGCTGGATTCTGGAACAGTCCCCACACCTCCAGTAACCGACAAATATGTGCCGCTTCCAACTAAATGTATAATTTGTGGACAATTACTTGACTCTGGAATAGTGGTCATGCTAGTGTCTGATGGTAATGCCCCGCTTCCAACTGAAGGCCTTTCCACAGGCAGGTGCAGTGGCCAAGGGGCAATGGGTTGTGGAAGAGAGTGAGATGGCTCAGAATGGTCCTCAACCGGTGGTGTAGAATCAGAGTGATTAGATGACTCCGCTGGATTTTCCATTAGTGGTTCCTGAATTTGAGCCTGTTGGTAGGAAGTATGGTCCTCATTAGTTGTCACATGACAGGTCCCCATTACAGAATCATCTTGTTGATCACATGCAGTAGAGGGTGGGTCCACAGACAAAAGCAGTGGCAATTGTTGAACAGGTTCCATAACAGATGTATCATGATTAGATTCATCAGAAGGTAAAACATCAGCTGGCTGATGTGATGGAACCTGGACATGTTCAGGAGTATTTTGCATTTCACAACTTGGCGCAGCTTCATCTAGCACTGCAGCTTCTGTGGGTGGCTCACAATGCTCAACATGAGGTAACTGACAACATACAAAAtagtaaggatcatgcatgaaagCAAGATATAATTATATTAATGCATTCAAGTGTGtacataagcacaatcatctaCCACAACATGGACATGTAATCTAAATTTGGTACAAGGTCAATGTAGTAGGCTAAGACAGTAGCTCAAACATGGTGCATATGTAGGTGGCTGGCACCTATTAAAACCAACCAACTGCTACAATAAAATTTTGGATGGTCAGACTAACAGGTTCTAAGTCTAGAACACTGGCCTTTTATCATCATCAAGAAATATGAGTTTGATAATAGAATAAAGATACACAGCAAATAGGCATTACTTAATtaacaggaaaaaaaagagaggctaCAATCTATATACCACATCCAATGCCGATGAACTGTTCTGGGCAGTTGTAACATGTGGCTGAGCCATAGAATGTGAGTCAATCTGAGTTGGCTCCAAGGAACTATTGGAACAGTCTGCCCTATTGTGTTGCTCATCTCCAGCAAGAATTTCCCTTTTTGAGGCTGAAACATCCATTGCATTGTCCTCTCTACAAGACTCCATGCTATAAGTAGTATCCATTTCATTGTCTTTATGAGGCTGCATGGCAACTGTAGTATCTACTCCCTTGTCAACTCTAACAGAATGCATGGCAATTGTACCATCCAATCCACTTTTATCTTCATTAGACTGCATGTCAAGACTATTAGCACCACCTCGAACATCCACCCTACTAGGCTGCATGTCAAGTGTAGTATCTAATCTGTTTCTATCTTCATTAGACTGCATGGCAACAGTAGCATCCACTCCATCATCCTCTCTATTGGGCTGCCTGTCAAGCATAGCACCCATTCTGTTACTGTCCCCAATAAATTGAACGACGACAGTAGCATCCATTACACCATCCTCTCTGTTAGGCTGCATGATAAGAGTAGCATCCATTCCACTGCCCTCTGTGGTTTTATTTGGAATAGTTTTTGTTACTCTAGATGGTAGACCCTCACCTGGCTTGGTTGGAAAAGTAATGTTAGGATCAGATTTTTTTGAAGGAGGCCCAGAAATTTGGGTGGCACCCCCCTCACAAGCCATCATTTCTTCCAACCTGAACCCAGAAACCGGCAAAGGAAGATTAGCAAATGGCCCAACTGATTTCCCAGACTTGGCTTGCTCCAACCAATGAGCATTCATCTGCTGCTCCCCATTCCTTGCCACCAGCTGCAAAGCCTCAAGATTTTTCCTGAGTACTTCCCAACGCCGATtgttctcttctatcttctttgcATGGTCTTGCTCTGCCTTCTTCATCTTATCTAATCTAATGGAGATGTGTTCATCTACCGCGTGGATAAGAACCAACTTCAATGTTAACTCTTCCTCCAGCTTTGCTTTTTCCTTCTGCCTGATTTCATTGAATTTCTGAACTTCTTCCTGTTGCTTCTGAAGGAGCTTCTTTATCCTCTTGGCACAAATTTTCTTAAATTGGCTAATATTCAGGAAATCATTCTTCTCTGACCAACTAGTTTTATCAAAATCAGTTGCCTGTTCCTGCTTGGCAGGAACATATTGAGGAAAGTTACAACTCTGAGAGCTATCTCTGATCTCTCCTCCAAACTCTTCCTGGGCAGATGTCATTGATTGGGAAGAGCTAGCACACAGAAGGATTTCTgaaacatttttcattttaggtGAACTATCTTCTACAGAATGAAACATTTTCTTCAGCATCcacaattttgaaaaaataaattcaaccTCTTCCTCCTtgcattcaaaattcaaaagctGTTTTACATGTGCAAGTGATTCCTTGTGGTCAATCTTGTGTTTAAAAGAAGCAGCAGCTGTCCAACACTGAAAAAAGCACAAAACTGGTGAGATGTACAAATTCATtccaaaaataattattttagaaTGTGTATTGAACCCTGTGCCATAGGACCAACAGATTGGAACTGAGGCACCAATGAGTTGCTATGGGTCTCATGATTAGAGTATCTGGACCTCGCATCAGATATTTCAAATGATTCAACTGAAACTGACTCAATCACATAATCAATTAATTGTTTGATCAGTAATTTATTTTCTGAGATTCTAGAAGTTTTTATTCCAACCGTCCAATATCTGGGACAAAACATTATAAAGTTCAGCAaaatgtgaaaattttcaactGAAATGATATATTCCATGAAAATTTGGTTAGGTGCTGAccatcaaaaccaaaacaatttgATCAGTTTTAATTGACAGACTTGGATTTTTAAAAACATGTAAAGATGTTGGCACAGGAAAGTTAGCAAAAATTAGTTGAAGGAGCAGCTACTAACTTGGTCTCATTAGAACAAAAAATGAGGGACACAGAAAAAGTAATACCAATTAGAGTGGGAAGCTACTAACCACAGAGATCTGAAAAGCCTGTAATATGGCCACTGGTTCTCTATTGACATGATGATTATTCATTATATATTCAAGAAACCTTCCAGCCATAACCTTGATGCACCCCTGCATTTTATTCGGATAATATATGAAATCAGATATGGTTTACAAGCTGTCAGCCTGTCAACATGCTATGCATTGCCAAGACAACAAATAGGCAAATAACAACAAAAGACGCATGTTAAACAATTTGGGGAATTAACAGATATTCCACCAAATTGGGggaaaactaaaaagaaaatatgcaCACTTCAAACTTTTAGCAGATGCATGAACCTCAAGCCAACAATTGTCAGTAAGCACATTAAAGTAAAAGGATGTCCTAAGTCATAAAAAAACAGAGCAATTGAAGCAGCATTTGAATCTCTATTCCGATGACAAACAATATtgtatttcttgacaaaaaatcaCATCATGAAGCCAAAACTTATCAAAAATCTGCTTAGTAGCAAGGCCAGCAAAAATAAGACAAGTAATAATTGCCATTGTTCAAACTATGCACCAACTATTGACATGATGGCAGAAAATCAAGTGAGAAGGTTTAGTCATGTGCAAGGAAGACCTATCACTGAACCACTTAGAAGTGtgatgcaggacaatcttgGACCAAGCCGACCCAACTGGTGTACTacattggaccgacccaaacccagtttattttatttgggaaattattatgtaatcttttattttaaggtagttattagacacgtagggaaatttccaatttgagttttattgggtttctattttagttagcctggttttagtaagtaattaggaatctttatttttgggtgccttttatttctctttatatatgatgtactTCCCCATCGTTAGAGATTATGCAAGgatgaattaaaagaaaagtgaGTTTGTGCGTGTGCACATACACCCCCATcccgtctttcttcttcttctcacagcttcttcttccctctgctgcttcttcttcttcttcttcttacggtttcttctcttccccccctcccctgaaattctgatttctttctatcttttccTCTTCCCCTATTCGGTCCCCTCATCGAAGTGACATGGTGCAAGTAGAAGGATCTAGAAGGACAAGGTAAATGCAAACAAAAACATGAATCAAGGGATTGATTAGAGACATAAATGTCACTAAACAGATACACAGCCATAGTTAGAGCAGAAAGGCAGAACTAGTTGCCGATAGCCTGATACCTAGTAGTTGCACCAATGCTTTCTAGAGTTGAGGTTTATACTTCTATTTATTGATTAAAGAAACATCATTTAAACAAAGGAAGAAGTCTGCAATGTAAATGAGCATATCCATCATAATGGGCTAATAACAAACGGCACAAAGACAAATCCTATGGAAAACAGACAACTATACAATTTGAATTTATGAGATGCATACAGGAAGATTTAGGATTTCACAGAGTTTTGATATCTCTGGCTTCAGTAACAGATGGAGACTCTTCTGAGCATCAcgtagttttcttctttttgtagaTTCAACTAAGTTCGTTCCTGATACACTTGAAATTTCATTAGGCATGGAACACACATGATTTTTATCACTCATAACAGCTGATATTGGCAAAGATTGAGACCCATTGCCAGCTTGAGCTCCAGATGTTCCTGCAGTAAAAGGAAATGGTTCAGTTTCAcagaatgaaaagaagaaatggaggcaAAAAAGTAGCAATGGAAAGctaatttttttcataaatacaCTCCGTCTTCCTTGTGCCCCCAGTAAATTGTTGCTCTTTCAAACAGAAATTGAGGTTCCATCATAACTACATGAAACTACAGCAGCATCAGCAATTTTACCTTCCTTGCCCTCAGAAAGTAATTTTCTTTTGTCTTCTATCCAACGCTTCAGAGAGAGTGGATTGATGGTATTGTCAGCTACTTTCTTGCACTTCTTTATAGCTTCATCACCCACAACGCCTGATTTTCTTGGTGACCCTTCAAAATACTGCACTCTTTTTCGTATCCTAGGCGACGATCCAGACAAATATCTCCAGCGAGGATACCTTCCCTGCAGTAATTTTGTCCAAAAAACATGGGGTGGCTCTTCATCCCTCAACTGCATTTCACTCTCTCCAAGTAAAGGAATATCCCTTGAATAGGTTGCACCACTTTGTTTAACCTTTGAAATGAATGAACAGTTGTTTTTTCcactgttttcagcattttgggGTAAATGTATTAATAATTCCTCCACTACAGCATTCATAAATGGCTCATTggacaaaatatttaaatatgaAGGTGAGGTATTACCACCATGGAACCCATCCAATTTACCAAATAGATAGGAGGCACCCCAAATAAGCAGCATCTGACAAGTATTATGGCTTACATTGTGTATATTGCTATCAAGAGATATATCTTGTTTTACAAGACTTAGAATTTTTTCTTCAACAGTACGAGATGTATATAAACGAAATACTTTTAGCTGTTCGAGCTGTGAATCAATATGGATCCTCTGCAAGCCTCTTAAATCATTCAGTGGGTTCCAATCACTatcaaacaaaataataatgtCCACTGATGAAAGTTTAATGCTTTGGTGGCAAGCACGATTTTCTAACAGAAACACAAATCTCCCTCTCTCCTTATTGTTAAACATGTTGACGGCAGCTTGCTTCTTCTTTGAACTGACCAATCCATCAACATGTTCATAAGAATCTAACCCAAATCTTTGCCGCAGAAAGTCATCCAAAATATCTCCAAGCCTAGATCCACCAAATGACTGTCATATAACAAAGATGTCagagaataagaataaaaaaatgaaatataaccatgtatTCAGACAGATTATTGTTCAAATCAATAAACAGACGACAAACCTTCGGGACAATTAATGAAGTTTAGTTAAATCACAATTAACCAAGGTGATGCAGTGATGAAATTacagagggcgggccttggtccaatggtaaggttgctccattgtgaccaagtaatgtagtcctagataaaCAAAAAGTCTACTAAGAGCCAAGTAACCAGGACCTTCCAAATAGCTGGCTAATTGGGGCAAATTTgaggaattaggtcaaaactagggttaggctTAGGGTAATGGTGTGGATCTTATTtagtaaagctaggcaggtttataggaagCTAACAGTGAAGGTGTAAAGAtgattgaatgaaaattttaaaaaattagaaaattagggtttcaggttttgggttttgggggaaAATAAGAGGGatgagttttagggtttaggatgagaATTCAGGGATGGGCTTTGGGTCGAGTGCTAGGGGTAGTAAGGTGGTTCGGCTGTAATTTGAGAGAATACTGACAGGTGGATTGGTCTAggtaggttttagggttttactagAGGAATGGGGCTGCAAGTTGGATTGAGTGTAATGTGTGGTGAGAGGGGGCTGTGATCCAATTTTGGTTGGATTCTGATGGTGAGTTAAGGCTGTGGGAGGTTAAAAGTGTAATGGATCGATGGGTTTTAATGGAAATGATAATAGAGATTGATGGGGtttaggttggaggattagaagaagaaaggtaatGATTAATAATAACAGCAACTTACTTGATAATGGCAGATCTTCAAAGGCAGCaactttgaagattgaagatggcttctcccgatctacaagatgcaaggagatgagaagaagatcctcctagtctacaagatgcaaggagtcaactggagatccaccagtcccttcaccttgatattactcacaaggcacactctcAAAGGAGCAAGGCAGCAAACAGaaacgatttttttttaagtctgaattgtgggggagcctcccacgattttattattttataatatgGCCATAGGCCTAAAACGTATTCACCCTAGAAATTTGAATCCTAGGCTGAATCCTAATTACAAACTAAAACagtccctctaaaaatcgtggaggggtggaattaaaatacttaaaagaaaGATTCCCTAATCTACCAATAGGAAATAAGCActaacaaccaataggattaattcacttaaattgaacaatggtctgaaccggttcaatttaagtttacaattaaactgaaaaaaaaaaacctaagtatggaaataaactaaggctccaactACTAGGTCCTAATcttagggcttcttcttcttgtggatGCCTGGATCTGCAccaccaagtggtcacgggttcaaatcTGGAAACAagctctctgcgaaagcaggggtaagactgcatagtacattatgaccctccccagaccccgcagtggcgggagcctcgtgcactgggtaagcCCTTTTTTATGAAGTGATGAAATTAAATGTGTAGTATCCAAACTGTTTCTATCAGATTGTCATTTTGTATACTATAGTTATGGGTTGGATTTTATAGTCACATCCCTTCGGAGGTTGTATTTCTATCATACTACTGCTGTACTTTTATTGTTCAACTAAATATTAtttatctcaaaaaaaaaaaaattacctacAAACATGCAACAAACTCTGCACAAGAGCagagaaaaatggaaaacaataTCACAAGTATCAGCCAGTAATTCAGGTACCTGAAAAAGGATCAGTGCTCTTAAGCCACGCCTTTTTATCTCTTGAAGAAACTTGTCAAGAAGTTGCAGCTTGCCGCTTGCTTTTATTCCAACATCCAAATACTCCACCTCAGGAAGACCTTTAGTAAGCAAGCTTTGCAAAGAAGGCTCCAAAAGATAGGGATGGTCACAGCACTGCCAGAAAAAAACCATATGAGCAAATCGAATAGAAAAGTTAACAGGAACACCACCAAGTTGTAAACATAAAAGTCCACATACTGAGCAAAATCAGATGAAATAATAATGAAATCAAACAAAGATGCCGAGATGGAATTAACATTTTAAATGAAACTACAAAGATCTCATCTGGGGAACAGAATTCAGTCAAGCCCAACCTTCCGCACAGAAATAAGTATATCACGAAGGGTCCCAACAGAATCGTTCTTTGAACATGATCGAAGAGACAGTTCGTTTgaaaataaagtaaaacaaTAATGCTCAAGCTGCACGCTGGAAAGCTCAACAGGAACCCAATACTCTACAAACTTAGAAGATTCAGATTTGCACTCAAATGGAACAAACTGTGTCAAGCGCTCTTTCAGTTTACCAATATTATCACTGGAATCAACCTTCAAACCATCAGGGCTGGCCCCTTCAACCCCAGAATCAAGAAATGCCAGCAGATTGAGGTAATCAGCAAGGCTATCCTGGAGAAATTCAGTTTGAGTTAAATGATGCAACCAGAGGTCAAGAACATTAACTCTTAaacagaaggggaaaaaaaatacctTTATTTGACCACTGGCAACAAGAAGCCTAAAATCAGTTGAT is a window of Telopea speciosissima isolate NSW1024214 ecotype Mountain lineage unplaced genomic scaffold, Tspe_v1 Tspe_v1.0051, whole genome shotgun sequence DNA encoding:
- the LOC122647451 gene encoding helicase protein MOM1-like, which produces EQYMKVILFIMSLQSDVWRPSLIVSSALSVWETQFLRLAPSINVVVYSGNSDVRKSIRALEFYEESGCVMFQVLLSTPDAIVEDLEVLECLGWEALVVDDCQQSRVSKYCEQMKCLSTDFRLLVASGQIKDSLADYLNLLAFLDSGVEGASPDGLKVDSSDNIGKLKERLTQFVPFECKSESSKFVEYWVPVELSSVQLEHYCFTLFSNELSLRSCSKNDSVGTLRDILISVRKCCDHPYLLEPSLQSLLTKGLPEVEYLDVGIKASGKLQLLDKFLQEIKRRGLRALILFQSFGGSRLGDILDDFLRQRFGLDSYEHVDGLVSSKKKQAAVNMFNNKERGRFVFLLENRACHQSIKLSSVDIIILFDSDWNPLNDLRGLQRIHIDSQLEQLKVFRLYTSRTVEEKILSLVKQDISLDSNIHNVSHNTCQMLLIWGASYLFGKLDGFHGGNTSPSYLNILSNEPFMNAVVEELLIHLPQNAENSGKNNCSFISKVKQSGATYSRDIPLLGESEMQLRDEEPPHVFWTKLLQGRYPRWRYLSGSSPRIRKRVQYFEGSPRKSGVVGDEAIKKCKKVADNTINPLSLKRWIEDKRKLLSEGKEGTSGAQAGNGSQSLPISAVMSDKNHVCSMPNEISSVSGTNLVESTKRRKLRDAQKSLHLLLKPEISKLCEILNLPGCIKVMAGRFLEYIMNNHHVNREPVAILQAFQISVCWTAAASFKHKIDHKESLAHVKQLLNFECKEEEVEFIFSKLWMLKKMFHSVEDSSPKMKNVSEILLCASSSQSMTSAQEEFGGEIRDSSQSCNFPQYVPAKQEQATDFDKTSWSEKNDFLNISQFKKICAKRIKKLLQKQQEEVQKFNEIRQKEKAKLEEELTLKLVLIHAVDEHISIRLDKMKKAEQDHAKKIEENNRRWEVLRKNLEALQLVARNGEQQMNAHWLEQAKSGKSVGPFANLPLPVSGFRLEEMMACEGGATQISGPPSKKSDPNITFPTKPGEGLPSRVTKTIPNKTTEGSGMDATLIMQPNREDGVMDATVVVQFIGDSNRMGAMLDRQPNREDDGVDATVAMQSNEDRNRLDTTLDMQPSRVDVRGGANSLDMQSNEDKSGLDGTIAMHSVRVDKGVDTTVAMQPHKDNEMDTTYSMESCREDNAMDVSASKREILAGDEQHNRADCSNSSLEPTQIDSHSMAQPHVTTAQNSSSALDVLPHVEHCEPPTEAAVLDEAAPSCEMQNTPEHVQVPSHQPADVLPSDESNHDTSVMEPVQQLPLLLSVDPPSTACDQQDDSVMGTCHVTTNEDHTSYQQAQIQEPLMENPAESSNHSDSTPPVEDHSEPSHSLPQPIAPWPLHLPVERPSVGSGALPSDTSMTTIPESSNCPQIIHLVGSGTYLSVTGGVGTVPESSNHPPQPTAVATQTCQPGNCDPLQREIERLQKEKEQTIKFHGDLKLQLESECEKELEDVHRKYAALLQEAESTLVQRTKALDANYNNVFMNKMLAHAFRSKFSGQRASGAQGQQQGMPTSFMQQLFQLSSHQHARRPTPLCSPPAAPPLQVVHHSSALFSSNPARQHISPVVPSAGNFQVASEQRAPAPNVRPFRPSTSMSAPNIQPLPHTIPSQQELGNAASTSSMVPQLASRVPTHSSGPFSRSKRLESAGELADFSSPSFPVLDLLLDVSNQVGVNPPSLLQPLPDLGPTLDALDPSELTTYGSLRGTAARTGPAADVCISGNN